One Alnus glutinosa chromosome 13, dhAlnGlut1.1, whole genome shotgun sequence genomic window, CCAATATATTCTGAACAGATGACATCACGGGGGTTCACAAATAGACGAGGGACCCATGGAGACAAAGCAACAAATTGATCCTCCTCCGTTTTCCTATGGTGTTTAGTCTTCCTAGCAACAGTGAGTCCTGTTGTGATCAGACTTTTTGCAATTCGTATCACGCGTTTCAGTCTTTTATCCTTAATAATTATCTCAATCGGGACAGAACTGAATGGCGGATTGAAAAGAAAAGGTTCAAGAAAGATGCCGGTCTTGGCCATAGTTTTTCCAGCAAGCATTGCAATTGCTGACCCAAGGGAATGGCCAGCTAACCAGACATTTGAATGGCCAACTTCAGTAACAAAGCTCTGGACAAATTGCACAGCAATCTGAAAACGAGATGTCCGGTGAAGAATATTCCGAATGATGGCCAGATCCAACTTGAGATCCCGAAAGAAAGTGCCTAGCTTTATTAAGGTGCCTCGGAAAGCAATCACGTATCGTGGACTTCCATGTAGTGAGTGGTTAAGGTGAAACGCTGGAAGATTGAATTTATAAATGGCACAAAAGATGGAAGAATCAGCATCATCTACAAGATGATGAAACAGCTCAAAATGGAAAAACTCCCACCAACGAGGATCAAGGGCATGGAGACGGCCTTGACGGATTGCTTGGCGGTCCTGTTCAAGAATGTAGACACCCTGAACCAAACTGGCAGCAACAGACCTTCGATGGTTTTCATTGCCCCTGCATATAGCACACAACATCCTTAATTTTCCCTCAGCATCTTGTAAATACAGAAAGTGGGAAAAGGATATGCAGCTCTACATATGCGCGCAGGATAATGTCAATGTCAACAAGCATATGCAGGATAATGGCCAAGAAGGAAAGTTCCTtacaaataatataattaaattaaaaaaaaaaatggataccAGCTCTACATgtgttaaaaatataatactGGGTGTAATTAGAACACATGCATGCGACTCTTACTGGGGAAGGGGATGAAGCCTATGACTCATGGTTCCAACCTGTAAGTtgcatcagaaaaagaaaaaaaaaatttttttttttttttttttttttgtttataagtaatttttttgttcccaaaaagaagaggaatgggagattcaaactagtgacctttGCTTCATAAGGCATGGTCCCCAGCAAATTGAGTTACTCCTTagggacaaaaaagaaaaagaaaaattagcccataaattataattttaatccAATATGATTATACTCGCAAATCACTCTCTGTGTCATATTGTTTTGCAATAGAATGAAACAGCTAAAAAAAAGCCAttttaatattgtttaattatcaaGGACCAATCTCAGTCCATTTGCAAGAGTTCAAAATATACcattgatcaatcacaagcacACCCTACATATCATGTTTCAAAGAACCTTAGTGGCCATAGACCAAAAAGATAAGTAAATTTTGAAACAAGGgacttttatttattatctattctttttttcttcttcttcttcttctttttctttttcttcttcttcaaatataatatatatatatatatatatatatatatataggaagggGTTAAAGGTCTCACCAATCAATAGAAGTTAGGTGAAATGGTTCTGAAAAGCTAAAGTCTTCCGTCTCGGAGGCCATTAACACCATAAATTCCTTTTCCCTCTTCCTCTTGATATCCTCAAAAACTGTTCTGCAATGCACAAGGGCAGAAAGTGTTGAGGGTCATCCTAAATTTGCATTGTGGATACCAGCTAGATTCAAGAACTAAATTGGCAAAACAATTTCATTGCAAGCATTAATCTTAAAACAATGTAAGCCCTTTCGGAAACTCAATTTGCTTTGACAAGCCATCTCAAAAacaatttacttaaaaaatgtTCAATAGCACAAAAGACAGTTTTCAAGCTCTCTAGAACAAAGTATTTCCAAGGTATGGTTATCTAAATCAAACACATTAACTTCCTCAAACGTCATAAATTTCAAGGATTTTTCGTCTGTTATTTATACAGTAAACTCTACATTGATGTGTGAATCATGCCAAACCAATAGAGCGTGATTGGAAACCACCCACCCCaaccccccacccaaaaaaaaaacaccacctTTTCCAAACAATACACACATGGTTTTTCCATCGAAATTACTAAGGACTGCCAACAAAAGTTCCTATATTCCTTTCTATACAAAAGATGGCCGTGAGTAGGCAATCTATAGAAAATAAGAAGTATTTAAAACCACTCtcttagaaaataatattttcaaataattgGAGCTTAGCCAACTTGTAGATTCTAGATATTAAACTGAAACAGGAAAATCGACTTTGCAAACACTTTAAACCTTATTCCCAACATACAGATAGTCACCTCAGGGTACATCTGAGCTTTACATTCTGAACATCGTCAAAGACTGATAAATCGAACTGACATTGTAATAACCAATGCTCCTAGAGACTAACATATCAAAAGCTAAAAGAAtcgaagaaaagagaaaaaataaaacaaatataggtATTGAGACAAGAAAACCCACATATTCAttgaaacaagaaacaaaacaaaggaatAAAATTTTGGTACTGGATGGAGCCATTAGGCGCTCACAATCATATGCACGGCATAGCCATGGCTTCAAAGATCACTAAGAGCAACCCTAGTGAGCTTTTTaagttttctctaaattttagctcaagaatctacttttttgattttatctatcacttttaaaaaggtctccaaatatttctctattttaaacaGATACTATTTTGTATTGATTTTGAGAGCAACGACTTTAACAACTTTAACTACCATGAAAAGTTGCTCCAAACGAATAAAATAAACTTTATCCAGAAAAAAGTATTCACAAATAAATCTAACAACTCAAGCAACcgtcaatatttttttcaatttcaaaataaacacggccttgagagttgagagatACAATTCCCCAACAAATGAATTGGGTAATGCAGATTATACACAAATTTGCAGCTGAAACTTAGCTAAGAAAATGTCAATTATATTCAACCGGCAAAACAAACCCCAAATCACGAAAAATTGGGGGACAAACGAATAATTATCCAGCAATTTGACAATATTACCAACATCAAACACAAAGCCCATAATTAGTTAACCCAGCTCAAAACCGATTCTCATCACA contains:
- the LOC133854534 gene encoding GDSL esterase/lipase At4g10955-like, which produces MVLMASETEDFSFSEPFHLTSIDWGNENHRRSVAASLVQGVYILEQDRQAIRQGRLHALDPRWWEFFHFELFHHLVDDADSSIFCAIYKFNLPAFHLNHSLHGSPRYVIAFRGTLIKLGTFFRDLKLDLAIIRNILHRTSRFQIAVQFVQSFVTEVGHSNVWLAGHSLGSAIAMLAGKTMAKTGIFLEPFLFNPPFSSVPIEIIIKDKRLKRVIRIAKSLITTGLTVARKTKHHRKTEEDQFVALSPWVPRLFVNPRDVICSEYIGYFEHRKKMEEIGAGGIGRLATQNSIKVLGRNAFRKGKEYSEPLHHIPSASLTINLSPSQNFKQAHRLKQWWSPDLKLQSKLYKYREL